The sequence below is a genomic window from Uranotaenia lowii strain MFRU-FL chromosome 2, ASM2978415v1, whole genome shotgun sequence.
ATCCAAAAAGTCAATCGTTCGTGGCATTTACGGTCTTTTTTGGTGCAATTACGTGTGATTTGAGTGGTGTTGAGTGATGACTAGCAAGGCGGAGAAAAAACTGACAGCGGACCTTCTGACGAGACGACGAGCGTGTGCTGAGCGAGATGTGGTGGAGAAGTTCATCGCGGACTACACCTATGAACGGAATTGCTTCCAGGTTTCGGTACGTTTGGAGGCTCTCAACAAATGCAACGAGTTGTTCTTAAACGTGCAGAACGACATCGAGCTGGGTGATCACGAGGATAAGTTTGAAGGTCATCTTGAGTTCCGGGCTGATTTTGAGGATCGATTTTGCAGAGCGGAAGATTTTTTTGCTGTCTAAACTGGAAAGCAGGGAGCATCTTCTGAGTTCGACGATCATGCACGCATCGACTTCTCATAGCATGTCTTCCAGTTTCCATCATCGGTTGCCGAAAATCGATCTACCGAAGTTTAGCGGGGATGAATCGCGATGGATATCATTCCGCGACAATTTAATTTCGATGATTCACTGCAAAGAGGACATACCGATCGTCAACAAGCTGCAGTACCTGTTACAGTCACTGGAACGAGAAGCCAAGAAACCATTCGAATCGGTGGATATCCAAGCCGATAATTATTCCTCGACGTGGGATGCGATTAAAAAGCACTACAACAACAAGCGATTTCTCAGAAAGGAGTTGTTTCGAGGCCTGTATAACCTTCCACCAATACAGTTTGAGTCCGCACAAGACCTCAACACACTGGTTGATGATTTCCAGCGACACGTCAAGGCACTGGGAAAATTGGGTGAACCGATCGAGCATTGGGACACTCTACTCATCTTCATCTTGACGAATAAGTTAGATTCGGCGACGATTCGCATGGGAGCAAGATACTCGACAGAAGGATGAGGTGAAATACGACGAGCTCATCGAGTTTCTCATCCACCAGGTCCGGATGTTGAAATCCGTGGACAGCGATCTCCAGCATCGTTCTTCAGTGCACACCGTTACCAAGATGGCCGGACAAATCCCGAAGAAACCAGTTCCCATCCGATCTGTCGTGAACACAGCTACTTCCGAAACCCAATCCAGCACTTTGCCATGTCACTGTGGTTTGAGAACACATCCGCTTCACCAATGTCCAGCATTTTCAAATCTGACAAGCTCCCAACGGAGAGATCTTGTGACACAGCACAGTCTTTGCTGGAATTGCTTCCGCGGGAACCACCAGGCTAGAACCTGTCAATCTCAGTTCCTGTGTAGGATTTGCCAAGCGAAGCACCACACGATGTTGCACGACTCAGCAGTACCACCGAATGAGCTTTCACCCGAGAGATCACATCTCACACAAGTGAATCCAGGTCCGAGCGGTTCACTTAGCCCACCAACAGTAAATCTTCCCGTGCATTCTAACTCAACCGTTCTCTTGGAGACAGTCTCTCTGTTAGTAGTCGACCGATACGGCAGAAAGATCCAAGCACGAGTTCTACTAGATTCTGCAGCGATGTCAAATTTCATAACCAGGAAGCTGGCGAACGAGCTTGCCACCCGTCAAAGCCCCGTGGACATCGCAGTTGCCGAAATTGAAGAGTCAGTCAAGCGTATCAAGCACAAGTTAGCTGCCAAGACCATATCCAAGAACAGCGACTTCTCCACCACACTCGATTTCCTCGTCATGAAGAAACCAACA
It includes:
- the LOC129742719 gene encoding uncharacterized protein LOC129742719, which encodes MSSSFHHRLPKIDLPKFSGDESRWISFRDNLISMIHCKEDIPIVNKLQYLLQSLEREAKKPFESVDIQADNYSSTWDAIKKHYNNKRFLRKELFRGLYNLPPIQFESAQDLNTLVDDFQRHVKALGKLGEPIEHWDTLLIFILTNKLDSATIRMGARYSTEG